From one Euwallacea fornicatus isolate EFF26 chromosome 4, ASM4011564v1, whole genome shotgun sequence genomic stretch:
- the LOC136338813 gene encoding uncharacterized protein, whose protein sequence is MNYNFENALLSDWLFEMQVDAQLCRQPYLDQKTTSIIKLACDTFNQNVAVFFMTVDVTEQYIHLKNLCQEKIEDPFLVVCVVIFMMSKYYGGGGDLNLSLVEKFMVRISRENYNQKAILQMEFEILKTLDCKLPFSTAFDDFNIFFENFIREYRQQELLRPLCFEILILIYCMRQKWFETMKGIYGEASETFEYLLSSKFFLPAGILISALKMTNFHLILDIDGILQDLRVFTKIHPHHISILTNCILDLLKA, encoded by the coding sequence atgaatTACAACTTTGAGAACGCTCTATTGAGCGATTGGCTGTTTGAGATGCAAGTTGATGCGCAGCTCTGCAGGCAGCCTTACTTAGACCAGAAAACTACCAGCATTATAAAACTGGCCTGCGACACTTTCAACCAGAACGTGGCTGTTTTCTTCATGACTGTGGACGTAACTGAGCAATATATCCACCTAAAGAATCTCTGCCAGGAGAAGATCGAAGACCCCTTCCTTGTAGTTTGTGTAGTTATATTTATGATGTCCAAATACTACGGAGGAGGTGGCGACTTGAATCTGTCTTTAGTTGAAAAGTTTATGGTGAGAATTTCCCGGGAAAACTACAATCAGAAAGCCATATTACAGATggagtttgaaattttgaagacgcTCGACTGCAAGCTACCTTTCAGTACAGCTTTTGAtgattttaacatatttttcgaaaatttcatcaGAGAGTATCGCCAGCAGGAACTGTTGCGGCCATTGTGTTTTGAAATCTTAATATTAATCTACTGCATGAGGCAGAAGTGGTTCGAAACTATGAAGGGTATTTATGGCGAGGCTAGTGAgacttttgaatatttgttgaGTTCCAAATTTTTCTTGCCAGCAGGGATTCTGATAAGTGCATTGAAAATGaccaattttcatttgattttggACATTGACGGTATATTGCAGGATTTGAGAGTTTTCACCAAAATACATCCACATCACATTTCCATTCTCACTAATTGTATTCTAGATTTATTGAAAGCATAA
- the TyrRS-m gene encoding tyrosine--tRNA ligase, mitochondrial: protein MLLKKFLKNRKFINFHRNFSNRNVLKLKERGMIQDIFPENAANSITDILNERPRTVYAGFDPTADSLHLGNLLVLINLLHWQRGGHQPIALVGGATAKIGDPSGRKTERDEMHKNSIENNIKGIYRNIQTIFENHEKYLWKDQSLLKPVKIVNNDQWYSQISAVELIGKIGRNLRMGTLLSRHSVQTRLNSSQGMSFTEFSYQLFQAYDWAFLFKNHDCSFQIGGNDQMGNIMSGQELISKLYEKQVYGLTVPLVTTEMGDKFGKSAGNAVWLSSDQTSPFTLYQFFVRQPDSEVEKLLKLFTFKSLGFISDLLNKHNNKPELRIAQEALAEQVTLLVHGVEGLEKAKKASEVLYKGDIDALGCMNVSDAIEMFDGATVVDILPEAGQSILDLAMQAGCFSSKHDALRIISAGGFSINQRKATNPSEIVSLNAHVLQNKISLLKVGKRHYYIIRWLL from the exons ATGTTGCtgaagaagtttttaaaaaaccgaaaatttattaattttcacagaaatttttctaatagaaACGTTCTTAAACTAAAGGAACGTGGCATGATTCAGGATATCTTTCCTGAAAATGCAGC CAATTCAATCACAGATATCTTAAATGAGAGACCTAGGACTGTTTATGCAGGCTTTGACCCTACTGCCGACAGTCTACATTTAGGAAATCTGTTAGTTCTTATCAACCTATTACATTGGCAACGAGGAGGTCACCAACCAATTGCATTG GTAGGTGGTGCAACGGCAAAAATTGGAGACCCTAGTGGcagaaaaactgaaagagaTGAGATGCATAAAAACTCCAtagaaaataacataaaaggaatatatagaaatattcaaacaatatttgaaaatcacgaaaaatatttatggaaaGATCAGAGTCTTCTAAAACCTGTTAA GATAGTAAATAATGATCAGTGGTACTCACAGATATCGGCAGTGGAATTAATAGGTAAAATAGGAAGGAATTTAAGAATGGGAACCTTGCTCTCAAGGCATAGTGTTCAAACTCGACTAAACTCATCTCAAGGCATGAGCTTTACTGAATTTAGTTATCAGTTATTCCAAGCCTATGATTgggcatttttatttaagaatcaTGATTGTTCTTTCCAG ATAGGAGGTAATGATCAAATGGGAAATATTATGTCAGGGCAAGAGTTAATTAGCAAGCTTTATGAAAAGCAAGTTTATG GATTAACAGTGCCATTGGTGACTACAGAAATGGgtgataaatttggcaaatcaGCAGGCAATGCTGTATGGCTATCTTCAGATCAAACATCTCCATTCACTTTgtatcaattttttgttagaCAGCCTGATTCTGAAGTAGAAAAGTTATTGAAATTGTTTACTTTTAAGAGCTTAGGTTTCATAAGTGATCTTTTGAACAAACATAACAACAAACCAGAACTGAGAATAGCACAAGAAGCTCTAGCAGAACAA GTGACACTTCTTGTCCATGGTGTTGAGGGCCtggaaaaggcaaaaaaagcTTCTGAGGTGTTATATAAAGGAGATATTGATGCTCTAGGATGCATGAATGTATCTGATGCCATTGAAATGTTTGATGGTGCCACAGTTGTTGATATTTTGCCTGAAGCTGGTCAAAGTATTTTAGATTTGGCTATGCAAGCTGGTTGTTTTAGCTCTAAAC ATGATGCTTTGAGGATTATTTCAGCAGGAGGGTTTTCTATTAACCAAAGAAAGGCGACCAATCCCAGTGAAATTGTTAGTTTAAACGCTCATGTGTTGCAAAATAAGATATCCTTACTTAAAGTAGGAAAAAGacattattatataattagaTGGTTATTGTAA